The following proteins come from a genomic window of Nostoc sp. ATCC 53789:
- a CDS encoding AbrB family transcriptional regulator: MTETATAPLTGKALLAKVKELSTLPRRERAKQCGYYTVTKNNQVRVNLTDFYDALLSARGIPLSPEAPKDGRGREPTYRVSVHQNGQIVIGATYTKAMGLKSGDEFEIRLGYKHIHLIQLGESDKKLTSPDIDSDESDEDLEDEE; encoded by the coding sequence ATGACTGAAACTGCAACCGCGCCATTAACTGGAAAAGCACTACTTGCGAAAGTAAAAGAACTTTCCACTTTGCCACGCCGAGAAAGAGCTAAACAGTGCGGCTATTACACTGTTACTAAGAATAACCAGGTTCGTGTTAATCTCACCGATTTTTATGACGCTTTGCTATCGGCTAGAGGAATTCCTCTAAGTCCAGAAGCACCTAAAGATGGTCGTGGTCGTGAACCGACATATCGGGTTAGTGTCCATCAAAATGGTCAGATTGTGATTGGTGCCACATATACCAAAGCAATGGGCTTAAAGTCTGGAGATGAGTTTGAAATTAGGTTGGGATACAAGCATATTCACTTGATTCAACTTGGTGAAAGTGATAAAAAACTGACCTCACCAGATATAGACTCCGACGAATCGGACGAAGATTTGGAAGACGAAGAGTAA
- the pyrH gene encoding UMP kinase: MGTNYRRVLLKLSGEALMGNMGYGIDPEVVKGIAQEVAEVIATGVQMAIVVGGGNIFRGVKAASAGMDRATADYIGMIATVMNAMTLQDSLEHIGVQTRVQTAIAMQELAEPYIRRRAIRHLEKGRVVIFGAGSGNPFFTTDTTAALRAAEIDAEVIFKATKVDGVYDADPEIYPNAKRYNSLTYAHVLAKDLRVMDSTAIALCKENNIPILVFDLTVRGNIHRAVLGESIGTLVGGSCDIS; encoded by the coding sequence ATGGGAACGAATTACCGACGGGTTTTACTCAAACTGAGCGGTGAAGCCTTAATGGGCAACATGGGCTATGGCATTGATCCAGAAGTGGTCAAAGGAATAGCGCAAGAGGTAGCAGAGGTGATAGCCACTGGCGTTCAAATGGCCATCGTTGTTGGCGGTGGCAATATTTTTCGTGGCGTGAAAGCAGCGTCGGCGGGGATGGACAGGGCAACCGCTGACTATATTGGGATGATTGCCACGGTAATGAACGCCATGACGTTGCAAGATTCGCTAGAACACATAGGGGTGCAAACGCGGGTGCAAACTGCGATCGCTATGCAAGAATTAGCAGAACCATATATCCGTCGTCGTGCCATCCGTCATCTTGAAAAAGGGCGGGTGGTAATTTTTGGGGCTGGTTCTGGAAATCCCTTCTTTACTACTGATACCACTGCGGCACTCAGAGCAGCAGAAATTGATGCGGAAGTGATTTTTAAAGCCACCAAAGTAGACGGGGTATATGATGCTGACCCTGAGATTTATCCTAACGCCAAGCGTTACAATAGCCTTACCTACGCGCACGTTTTAGCCAAAGATTTGCGGGTGATGGATAGTACTGCGATCGCCTTGTGTAAAGAAAATAATATCCCAATTCTGGTATTTGACCTAACGGTGCGAGGTAACATCCACCGAGCAGTCTTGGGAGAATCCATCGGTACCCTTGTGGGAGGTTCTTGTGATATTAGCTGA
- a CDS encoding alpha/beta fold hydrolase, with protein sequence MTTSSSKTAFTSTKTWIWQDFPICYQTQGTTGPAVVLVHGFGASWWHWRKNIPVLAQNCRVYAIDLIGFGGSAKPKPGEKITYTLETWGQQVADFCREVVGEPAFLVGNSIGCIVAMQAAVSNPDIALGVALLNCSLRLLHDRKRITLPWTRRVGAPLLQRLLSIKPVGDFFFNQLAKPKTVRKILLQAYANPEMVTDELVDILTSPASDPGAGAVFLAFTSYSTGPLPEDLLPLLQCPAIILWGTADPWEPIKLGRELANFPQVQKFIPLEGVGHCPQDEAPELVNPILLDWIGEQSAV encoded by the coding sequence ATGACAACCTCAAGTTCAAAAACAGCATTTACCTCTACAAAAACCTGGATTTGGCAAGATTTCCCTATCTGCTATCAAACCCAAGGAACCACTGGGCCGGCTGTTGTCCTCGTGCATGGATTTGGCGCTTCTTGGTGGCATTGGCGGAAAAATATTCCCGTGTTAGCACAAAATTGCCGAGTTTATGCTATTGATTTGATTGGTTTTGGTGGTTCCGCAAAACCTAAACCTGGTGAAAAAATTACCTACACTCTAGAAACATGGGGACAACAAGTAGCAGATTTTTGCCGTGAAGTTGTCGGCGAACCTGCTTTTTTAGTCGGAAATTCTATTGGCTGTATTGTAGCCATGCAAGCAGCTGTTAGCAACCCAGATATTGCCTTGGGAGTTGCATTGCTCAACTGTTCTTTACGGCTGTTGCACGATCGCAAACGTATAACTTTACCTTGGACTCGTCGTGTCGGAGCGCCTTTACTGCAACGCTTGCTTTCTATCAAACCAGTTGGTGATTTCTTTTTCAATCAACTTGCCAAACCGAAAACAGTGCGGAAAATTCTCCTGCAAGCTTATGCTAATCCTGAGATGGTGACAGATGAGTTGGTAGATATTCTGACTTCACCAGCAAGCGATCCAGGGGCTGGGGCTGTGTTTCTTGCTTTTACTTCTTATTCTACAGGGCCATTACCAGAAGACCTTTTACCACTGTTACAGTGTCCTGCAATTATCTTGTGGGGAACAGCCGATCCGTGGGAACCAATTAAGTTAGGGAGAGAATTAGCTAATTTCCCACAGGTACAAAAGTTTATTCCTTTAGAAGGAGTTGGGCATTGTCCCCAAGATGAAGCACCAGAGTTAGTCAATCCGATTTTACTTGATTGGATTGGGGAGCAATCGGCAGTGTGA
- a CDS encoding IS982 family transposase, with translation MFSLDALFCHVDDFCKAFEAQWHKKLLNHGGIKRVRGKSLCLSEIMTIIIAFHQNHYRNFKHFYLNQVKQQWSSAFPGLPSYQRFIEWMPSTLIPLCVYLKHCFGQCTGIGFIDSTCLKVCHNRRISRHKVFEGLAARGKTYVDWFFGFKLHLVVNEFGQLLNVSLTPGNVDDRQPVPDLLSGLFGKIFADRGYVSQKLASQLLQDFGIEFFAKPRRNMKNKLMRLHDKLLSRKRSIIETINDQLKNISQIEHSRHRSPVNFCVNVLCGLIAYCHQPKKPSLQLEWLLPPYL, from the coding sequence ATGTTTAGTTTAGATGCTTTGTTCTGTCATGTAGATGATTTCTGTAAAGCGTTTGAAGCGCAATGGCACAAAAAATTGTTAAATCATGGAGGAATAAAACGTGTCCGTGGTAAAAGCTTATGTTTAAGTGAAATCATGACAATTATCATCGCTTTTCATCAAAATCACTACCGGAATTTCAAGCATTTTTATTTAAATCAAGTAAAACAGCAGTGGAGTTCTGCGTTTCCAGGTCTTCCTTCTTATCAACGATTTATTGAATGGATGCCATCAACCTTGATACCTTTGTGTGTCTATCTGAAGCATTGTTTTGGACAATGTACGGGTATCGGTTTTATCGATTCAACTTGTTTGAAGGTATGTCATAATCGTCGTATTTCTAGGCATAAGGTTTTTGAAGGTTTAGCCGCCCGTGGCAAGACTTATGTGGATTGGTTTTTTGGTTTTAAGCTGCATCTGGTCGTCAATGAGTTTGGTCAACTCTTAAATGTATCTCTGACTCCTGGTAATGTTGATGACCGTCAGCCAGTACCCGATTTACTGAGTGGTCTGTTTGGCAAAATCTTTGCCGATAGAGGTTATGTTTCCCAAAAACTCGCTTCTCAACTTTTACAAGACTTCGGAATTGAATTTTTTGCCAAACCCCGTCGCAATATGAAGAATAAGCTAATGCGTCTTCATGACAAGCTTTTGTCCCGTAAACGCTCAATTATTGAGACGATTAACGACCAACTCAAGAACATTTCTCAGATTGAACATTCCAGACACCGAAGCCCCGTTAATTTTTGCGTTAACGTTCTTTGCGGATTAATCGCTTATTGTCATCAACCTAAGAAACCTAGCCTTCAACTGGAGTGGCTTTTACCTCCTTATCTTTAA
- the frr gene encoding ribosome recycling factor, producing MILADAKSKMQSSVESTQRAFNTIRTGRANASLLDKVLVDYYGSPTPLKSLANISTPDASTILIQPYERNTLNIIEKAISLSDVGLTPSNDGSVIRLNIPPLTSDRRKEFVKMATKYAEEGRVAIRNIRRDAIDSIRKQEKASEISKDESKDHQDDLQKLTNEYTAKIDALLAEKEKDITTV from the coding sequence GTGATATTAGCTGACGCGAAAAGCAAAATGCAAAGTTCTGTTGAGTCAACTCAACGAGCTTTTAACACGATCCGCACTGGTCGTGCCAATGCGAGTCTATTAGATAAGGTATTAGTGGACTATTACGGTTCGCCTACACCCTTAAAATCACTGGCAAATATTAGCACGCCAGATGCTTCGACAATTCTAATTCAACCCTACGAGCGCAACACCCTAAACATTATTGAGAAGGCGATTTCTCTTTCTGATGTGGGTTTAACTCCCAGCAATGATGGTTCTGTAATTCGGCTCAATATTCCGCCTTTGACAAGCGATCGCCGAAAAGAATTCGTCAAAATGGCTACTAAGTACGCTGAAGAGGGTCGTGTTGCTATTCGCAACATCCGCCGCGATGCCATAGACTCGATTCGCAAGCAGGAGAAAGCTTCTGAAATCTCCAAAGATGAATCAAAAGATCATCAAGACGACTTGCAAAAACTCACAAACGAGTATACAGCCAAAATAGACGCATTATTGGCAGAAAAAGAAAAAGACATTACGACTGTTTAA
- a CDS encoding geranylgeranyl reductase family protein, with amino-acid sequence MYDCIIVGAGPAGGTAAYHLAKQGRSVLVLEKESLPRYKPCGGGVSPAIAQWFDFDFSPAISVKADSFRFTWKLGDPVEAKIATEEPVWMVRRDIFDHFLVQQAQKQGAELRDNTEVTGIEFKGDYWQVNTANEPITGRYLIAADGAKGLMAKWLGFKERKRRLAAALEAEVSTTVKDKSTIHIELGLVKNGYIWNFPKADGYSIGIGTFGGGEPQDFKKILDEYARSFNLDIKTSKKYGYPLCLWDGKQKLHTQNAVLAGEAACVVYPMTAEGIRPSIFSGLIAAGAINEALSGDINALEKYSEAINEEWGTEMAWAQKLAGAFYRFPSIGYKVGVKHPSAAKIMGQIMCGELRYSDVTDRALKRLIPGFGG; translated from the coding sequence ATGTATGACTGCATCATCGTCGGCGCTGGGCCAGCTGGTGGAACAGCTGCATATCATTTAGCCAAGCAGGGTCGCTCAGTATTAGTCTTAGAAAAAGAATCACTACCAAGATATAAGCCTTGTGGTGGTGGTGTATCTCCAGCGATCGCTCAATGGTTTGACTTTGATTTTAGCCCAGCAATTTCTGTAAAAGCTGACTCCTTTCGCTTTACCTGGAAATTAGGCGACCCAGTGGAAGCAAAAATAGCCACAGAAGAACCAGTCTGGATGGTGCGACGAGATATTTTTGACCATTTCCTAGTGCAGCAAGCACAGAAGCAAGGGGCTGAACTACGAGATAATACTGAAGTAACGGGTATTGAATTTAAAGGTGACTATTGGCAAGTTAACACAGCCAATGAGCCAATTACAGGTCGCTACTTAATCGCGGCTGATGGTGCTAAAGGGCTAATGGCAAAATGGTTAGGCTTCAAAGAACGTAAACGCCGTTTAGCAGCAGCTTTGGAAGCAGAAGTTTCCACCACTGTGAAAGACAAATCCACAATTCATATTGAGTTGGGGTTGGTGAAAAATGGCTACATTTGGAACTTCCCGAAAGCGGATGGTTATTCCATTGGTATTGGTACGTTTGGCGGTGGCGAACCCCAAGATTTTAAGAAGATTTTAGATGAATACGCGCGATCGTTTAATTTAGATATCAAAACCAGCAAGAAGTATGGTTATCCCCTTTGCTTGTGGGATGGAAAGCAAAAGTTGCATACCCAAAATGCTGTTTTGGCTGGTGAAGCTGCTTGTGTAGTTTATCCTATGACAGCAGAAGGCATTCGTCCTTCAATTTTTAGCGGCTTGATTGCAGCAGGAGCCATTAATGAGGCCCTTTCTGGTGACATCAACGCTTTAGAAAAATATAGTGAAGCTATTAATGAAGAATGGGGTACTGAGATGGCTTGGGCACAAAAATTAGCTGGAGCATTCTATCGCTTTCCTAGTATTGGCTACAAAGTTGGTGTTAAGCATCCCTCTGCTGCCAAAATCATGGGTCAGATTATGTGTGGAGAACTGCGCTATAGCGATGTTACCGATCGTGCCCTCAAGCGTTTAATTCCTGGCTTTGGAGGTTAG
- a CDS encoding thioredoxin family protein, translating to MNILETIDTPIGSYAPDFELPGIDGQVHHLRRYLEKFRAVGVISLCNHCPYVESYIGRLKNIQAKFAPKGFTLIGMNGSDGNHETRPSFENMKAFAERHNLNFPYLWDSTQDVTQSFGATKTPMAFLIDANGIVRYKGKIDNHPQDASAVGEEYLRTAIASLFLGQPIDVPQTEPIGTTLIWRN from the coding sequence ATGAATATACTAGAAACAATCGATACTCCCATCGGGAGCTATGCACCCGATTTTGAACTGCCAGGAATTGACGGTCAAGTACACCATCTCAGGCGTTATCTTGAGAAGTTCCGAGCAGTGGGCGTTATTTCCTTATGTAACCACTGTCCTTATGTAGAGTCCTATATAGGCAGGTTAAAAAACATTCAAGCCAAATTTGCCCCCAAAGGCTTCACACTAATTGGGATGAATGGTAGTGATGGTAATCATGAAACTAGGCCAAGCTTTGAAAATATGAAAGCTTTTGCCGAGCGTCACAATTTGAACTTTCCTTACCTGTGGGACTCGACGCAAGATGTAACCCAAAGTTTTGGTGCTACGAAAACACCAATGGCCTTTTTAATAGATGCCAATGGTATAGTCCGCTACAAAGGCAAAATTGACAATCATCCCCAAGATGCATCAGCAGTGGGAGAAGAATATTTAAGAACTGCGATCGCCTCTCTATTTCTTGGTCAGCCAATAGACGTACCACAAACAGAACCAATAGGTACAACATTGATTTGGCGTAACTAG
- a CDS encoding CPBP family intramembrane glutamic endopeptidase — MQNAPALVIVMAFFACWIVCWLPVAAVSAILLNWQPPKPLQPQQKMPLLLSLYLLAPLILWGVSWLTNKSFSDYGFVGNLSNFGSLALGFGLAVVSLGIVFSGQFGLGWCSFEKKNFKLLLPILLPIFLIALLVGGIEELVFRGFLFTELVQDYPVWVAAAISSLIFALLHLVWEQRETAPQLPGLWLMGMVLVLARFADRNNLGLAWGLHAGWVWAIATLDTAELITYTGKASDWFTGKNKKPLAGLAGIICVLGTGISIWLFSRYF; from the coding sequence ATGCAAAATGCACCAGCACTAGTTATAGTAATGGCATTTTTTGCTTGCTGGATAGTTTGTTGGTTGCCAGTCGCAGCAGTATCAGCAATATTGCTCAATTGGCAACCCCCTAAACCTTTGCAGCCACAGCAAAAGATGCCATTATTGCTGTCACTTTACCTATTAGCTCCCCTGATTCTGTGGGGAGTTAGTTGGCTTACCAATAAATCTTTTTCGGATTACGGCTTTGTTGGGAATCTTTCAAATTTTGGTTCTTTAGCATTAGGTTTCGGTTTGGCAGTGGTAAGCCTAGGGATTGTATTTAGTGGGCAATTCGGATTAGGTTGGTGTTCTTTTGAAAAAAAGAATTTCAAGTTACTATTACCCATCTTGCTACCGATTTTCTTGATAGCATTATTAGTCGGTGGGATAGAAGAGTTAGTTTTTCGGGGTTTTCTGTTCACTGAATTAGTACAGGATTATCCAGTTTGGGTAGCAGCAGCAATTTCTAGCTTGATTTTTGCCTTGCTACATCTAGTTTGGGAGCAACGTGAAACTGCACCACAACTCCCTGGATTGTGGCTGATGGGAATGGTGTTGGTGTTGGCACGTTTTGCCGATCGCAACAATTTGGGTTTAGCTTGGGGACTACATGCGGGATGGGTATGGGCGATCGCAACCCTAGATACAGCAGAATTAATTACTTACACAGGTAAAGCCTCTGACTGGTTCACAGGTAAGAATAAAAAACCCCTAGCGGGTTTAGCAGGAATTATTTGTGTACTGGGAACTGGAATAAGTATTTGGCTTTTCTCTAGGTATTTTTAA